The nucleotide window TGCGGCGGCGCGTGCCCGGTCGATGTCGGATCCAGCGACGTAATTGTCATGTTCCAGGGGTAGCAAGCGCTGGTAGTAGGCACGTGCATCACGCGCCTGCGCTTGCGCGGAAGCCAGATCGGCCCGCGCCTTGGCGATGTCCTCCTTGCGCGGCCCCACTTGCAGTTCAAGCAGTGCGGCCTGCTGTTGCGTGGCCTGCGCCTGGGCGGCCGCGAGGTTGGCTTGCGTCTGCGCAGGATCGAGTTTCAGCAGGGGCTGGCCGGCTTTCACCGTGTCGCCTTCACGCACGCTGATATCGACGACCCGCTCGGCGACCGGAGCAGGCATCGTGATCCGATCAAATTCGAGCGTGCCAAGTGCCTGCGGGGGCGACTTCGAACAAGCCGACAACAGCAGGACGGCGAGGACCGCAGTCCAGGGGCGAATCTTCATGGAGAGGACTCCTCGTTTGGAGCGGCGATGCCTGACGACAACAAGGCAAGCGTGTGCCGGGCCATGGCCTGGGGATCGAGATCGTCCGCCTCGAATACGCGTCGCCAGATGGGTGCGCCTGCAGCGGGAAACAGCGTCAGGCCGACGAGCGACACGACCAGCAGACGCGGATCGAGCGCGCGATTGAGCAGGCCGTTTTCCTGCGCCTGCGCGAATCGCTGCGCCAACATGCGGGGAAGGTTCGGGAGGATCTCGCTGAAGAGGATCTCGCGCAGTTCGCCGCCTTCGCAGAGGACTTCCCTCACCCAAAGCGGCGGAAGCCACGGATTGCGGGAGACCACTTCGCTCATGCCGCCCACGAAGGTGGCGATGAGGTCCGCGGGATAGAGCTTCTCCGCCAGCGCCGCACGGGTAGGAGCCAGCGCCGGCAACAGGCGCTCCTGGATCAGGGCCTGTTTGAGTGCCTGCTTGTCGCCGAAGTAGTAGTGGAGCATGGCCGGCGTCACCCCGGCTTCCTGCGCAATCGTCCGTAGCGACGTGGCCGCAATGCCTTCCTGGGCAAAGCGATTGATCGCCACGTCCAGCAGGCGCGCCCGCAGGTCCGGCTCGTCCCGGCCGGGGCGTCCGGCGCCACGCTTGCCGCTGGCGCGTCGAGGGGTCTTGGCTGAAGTCATGTAACTTAAATTAATTACCTGTTTAATTAATCGCAAGTGCCGCTTCCGGGCCTGAGATTGGCGTCCACCCCATCCACGGCGGATGAAACGGGAAGTAGCCGCCTACACATCGCCCGCGCTACTCTCGCGCGCCTATGACTGAGCTCAATCAGCGCGACTTCGCGCTAGAACCCGAAGACAACGCCCGCCTCGCCAACCTCTGCGGCCCCTTTGACGAACATCTGCGGCAGATCGAACTGCGCCTGGGCGTGGAACTGAACCATCGCGGCAACCTGTTCCAGGTGATCGGCGAGGAGGCGGCCACGCGGGCCGCCGAAAAGGTCCTGCAGGCGCTTTACGCCACCACCGACAACGAATCGCTGACCGGCGCGCGCATCAATCTGCATCTGGCCGAATCCGGTATCGACGCCATCACCGCCGAAGCCGCTGAAGGCGCGCAAGAGGTGGTGATCAAGGTCAAGCGCGGCGTGATCAAGGGCCGCGGCCCAAACCAGGCGCGCTACCTGCATGCCATTACGTCGCATGACATCAACTTCGGCGTCGGCCCCGCCGGTACCGGCAAGACGTATCTTGCCGTCGCCAGCGCCGTCGAAGCACTGGAAGCCAACCGCGTCCAGCGCTTGCTGCTGGTGCGCCCCGCCGTCGAAGCCGGCGAGAAGCTTGGCTTCCTGCCGGGTGACCTGTCGCAAAAAGTCGACCCCTACCTGCGCCCGCTCTACGACGCGCTTTACGAAATGCTCGGCTTCGAAAAAGTCGCCAAGCTGATCGAGCGCAACGTCATCGAGATCGCGCCGCTGGCTTATATGCGCGGCCGAACGCTCAACGACTCCTACGTCATCCTCGATGAAGCCCAGAACACCACTGTTGAGCAGATGAAGATGTTCCTCACCCGCATCGGCTTCGGCTCGGTGGCCGTGATCACCGGCGACGTCAGCCAGATCGACCTGCCCCGCCATGTGCGCTCGGGCCTGCGCCATGCCATCGAAGTGCTGCGTGGCGTCGACGGCATCAGCTTTACGTTCTTCACCTCGCGTGACGTGGTTCGCCACCCGCTGGTGGCCAAGATCGTCCGCGCCTACGAGGCCTTCGAGCAGGCCAGCGAGGAACAGCGGTGAGCCGCGAAGCCCCCGAGCTCCAGCTGACCGTAGGCTATGGCGCACCCCGCGCCGGCGTGCCCTCGGCCGCCAGCTTCCGGCAGTGGGTTGAGGCGGCCTTGCATGGCGCGCGCCGGCGCAAGGCCACCGAACTCTCGATCCGCATCGTCGATGCCGGGGAAGGCCAGGCCCTCAACCGTGACTACCGCGGCAAGGACTACGCCACCAACGTGCTCTCCTTCCCCGCCGAACTGCCGCCGGGGGTGAAGCTTCCCCTGATCGGCGACCTCGCCATCTGCGCGCCGGTCGTTGCCCGCGAGGCCGTCGAACAGGGCAAAAAGCCCCGCGACCATTGGGCTCACATGACCGTCCATGGCGTGCTCCACCTCCTCGGCTACGACCACATCGAAGACGACGAGGCGGAAAAAATGGAGGCACTGGAGACCCGCGTGCTGGCGGGCCTGGGGATCGCCGATCCGTATCAGGAGCACTGACGGACAAGGTGGCGCGGGTGCCCGGCGAAGCCCGTGAAGGGCTTCTGCACAACCGCCCGAGACCTTGTCCCAGCCTTAGATCCTGAATTGTCACAAGATTTCGGCTAGACTGACCTTTCCGCCCGTCTCCGGGCAGCATCCGCAAGAGTAATGAACGAGGACCCTGGCAGTACCAGCGGCCCGGCTCACCGCAAGTGGTGGGATCGACTGGGCCACCTGTTTTCCGGCGAACCGCGCAATCGCCAGGAGCTCATTGAAGAGCTGCGCACGGCACAGGCCAACGGCCTGATGTCCAACGACACCCTGACCATGGTCGAGGGTGCCATCAAGGTCACCGAACTGAGCGTGGACGATGTCATGGTCCCGCGCGCGCAGATCGTGATGCTTTCGGCCGACGCCCCCCTGCGCGAGATCCTCGACACCGTCGTGGAATCCGGCCACTCCCGCTTCCCCGTGCACGGCGACGACAAGGACGAGATCCTTGGCATCCTGCTGGCCAAGGATCTGCTGCGATTCGTCGGCAACGACGAGCCTTTCAGCATCGGCAGCATCCTGCGCCCTGCCGTGCTCATCCCCGAGGCCATGCGCCTCAACGTGCTGCTGGCCGAGTTCCGCCACACCCGCAACCACATGGCGCTGGTGGTGGATGAGTACGGTGGCGTCGCAGGCCTCATAACCATCGAGGACGTGCTCGAACAGATCGTCGGCGAGATCGACGACGAGCATGACGACGAGGTAGAGCCGGAGCTGATGCACGAACAAGCCGGCGGCGGCTGGCTGGTCAGCGCGCTGACGCCGATCGCCGACTTCAACGAACAAAGTGGCTCCAGCTTCTCCGACGAGGAGTTCGACACGGTGGGTGGCATGGCCACCTCCGAGTTCGGTCATTTGCCGGAGGTCGGCGAGGAAATCGCCATTGGCGACTACCTGTTCCACGTCACCGAGGCCGACGATCGTCGCGTCCAGGAATTCCGCGTGAGCCGTCTGGCGGCGGAATAGCCCACGGCTCGTTCCCCCTGCGGGAACGAGCCTGATCCTCAAAACTTCTCACCCCGACCTGGCCCCGCTACAGTTCCCGCCATTGCCTTGCCGGAACCGTCCATGCGCCTGATTGCCCGACTGTGCTGCGTCCTCACCCTTTTCCTGGGATGGGCGTCCATCGCACATGCAAGCGTGTCGAACGCACCCGGCGCCAATCTCGAAGTGTCGCTGATCACCTACGGACCCGGCGAAACCTATTGGGAACGCTTCGGCCACGATGCGATCCAGGTGCGCGACACCGTCAGCGGTGAATCCGTCGACTTCAACTACGGCGTCTTCGATTTCGACGAACGCGGCTTCCTGCTCAACTTTGCCCGCGGCCGCATGCATTACCTGATGGATGCCGGTTACAGCGAATCCGACCAGCGCTACTACCGTGAATCCGGCCGCTCGATCACCCGTCAGGTGCTCAACCTGACGCCCGATCAAACGGCCGCGCTGCGGGATTTCCTTTTGTGGAACCTCAAGCCCGAGAACGCGCGCTACGACTACGACTACTACGCCGACAACTGCACCACGCGCGTGCGCGATGCGCTCGACAAGGCCCTGGGTGGCGTACTGAAGGCACAGATGCAGGCGCGTGCCGGCGGCATGACATACCGCCAGCAAACCGCCCGCCTGATGAGCGCGCAGCCCTGGCTGATGCTGGTCCTGGATCTGGGCCTCGGCCCCTATGCCGATCGCCCGCTCACTGCCTGGGAGGAAAGCTTCCTGCCGATGGTGCTGCAGCGTGAAGTCGCCCATGTCATGGTGGCTGACGGCCATGGCGGCCAGCGTGCCCTCGCAGGTGAAGGCGAGATCCTTTCGCCCAATCGCCTCGACGTGCCGCCGGAGCAAGCGCCCGACCTGCGACCGACCCTCGCCCTTGCCGGCCTGATCCTTGCGCTGCTTATCCTTGGATGCGCCCGCTTCTGGCCGCTCGGCTACGCGCTGCTCGGTACGGTCTATCTGGTTGCCGCAGGTGTCGTCGGATTGCTGCTGATCATCCTGTGGACGCTCACCACGCACCATTCCGCCTGGGCCAACGCCAACCTGCTGATGTTCAGCCCGCTGGCCTTCGTGCTGATCCCCTCCGTCTGGCGCGCGCGCCGCGGCGTGGCCGCCAGCCGCCGCATCGATGCCGTCATCGCGATGCAGTTGATCGCGCTTTTGGTTGCGCTCGGCCTCCATTTGTTGCCGGGTGTGGTGCAAGAGAACCAGCCGTGGCTGCTGTTCGGGCTTCCGGTCTGGCTGGCGCTCGCCTGGAGCCTGCGCCGAGGCTTGCGGCGCGTCGGCTGACCGTCGCCATCACACGCCAGTCACACTGCAATTGCCCCGCCATGATGCGCTAGGCATCATGTGCGCATGGCTCCGACGACAATCACCACCGCCGCACCCGACAGTAAGTCGGGCGTCATCAACTGCGTCGCCTACAACATGCGCGACGGCAAGCGTATCGGCGACATTACGCTTGATGCGATCAGCGATGTCCTGAAGGAGCCAGATACGTTTGTCTGGGTCGGACTGCATGAACCGGATGAGCCCTTGCTGCTGAAGATGCAGGAGGAGTTCGACCTGCATGATCTTGCGATCGAGGATGCCCAGCACGCCCATCAGCGCACCAAGATCGAGACGTACGGCGACTCATTGTTCGTCGTGGTGCAGACGGCGCAGCTGGTCAACGGCCACATCGCGTTTGGCGAAACGCATATCTTCCTCGGGCCGCGCTATCTGGTAACCGTGCGCCACGGAGCCTCGCTCTCTTACGCGCCAGCCCGCCGCGCCTGTGAAAACACCCCGGAGCTGCTCGCACTCGGCCCGAGCTATGGCCTCTATGGCGTGCTCGACTTCATCGTCGACAACTTGCTGCCGATCGTGCGCGAGTTCCGGGAAGAATTGCAGGAGCTCGAAAAAGACATCTTCGCGGACACCTTCCGTCGCGCCACGGTCCGTCGCCTGTACGACATGCAGCGTGACTTGATGACCTTGCGGCTGGCCGTGGCGCCACTGCAGGACATCATCAGCCAGCTCGTGCGCATGCACCCGCACCTGATCCAGGACGAGTTGCGGGCGTATTTCCGCGACGTGTACGACCACGTCTTCCGCGTCAATGAATCCATCAGCGCGATGCGCGAAATGCTTGCCGCGGCGATCAACGTCAACCTCTCGCTGGTGACCTTCAACCAGAACGAAGTGATGAAGAAGCTCGCCGGCTGGGCCGCCATGCTCGCTGCGCCGACGCTCATCACCAGCTGGTACGGCATGAACTTCACCCACATGCCCGAACTGAGCCAGCCGTGGGCCTATCCGGCGATCATGATCACCGTGGTCTGTCTGGTGGGCGGAATCTATGTGGGCTTGAGGCGGGCGAAGTGGTTTTAGTCGATCAGTGATGACCCATAGAAAAACGGCGGCCATGGGCCGCCGTTTTTCGTTGACTCGCATCGTTACTGCTTAGGTGCCGTCCACTGCTTCAACCACGCATTCACCGTCTCATGCCACTGCACGCTGTTCTGCGGCTTGAGCACCCAGTGGTTCTCATCGGGGAAGTGCAGGAACTGGCTGGGAATGCCACGGCGCTGCAAGGCCGTGAACGCACTCAGGCCCTGCGTGTCGGGAATGCGATAGTCCTTGCCGCCATGCACGACGAGCATCGGCACGCGCCAATCCTTCACATGATTGACCGGATTGAAGCGCTCGTAGTTCTGCGGGTGCTCGTACTGCGTGCCACCGTTTTCTTTCTCTTCGAACCACAGCTCTTCGGTTTCGTAGTACATGGCGCGCGCATCGAACACACCGTCGTGGTCGACCAGGCACTTCCACGGCTCGTTCCACACGCCGGCGATCCAGTACACCATGAAGCCGCCGTAGCTGGCGCCGAGTGCACACGCGCGATCACCATCGAGGAAGCTGTACTTGCTGAGCGCGGCCTTCCAGCCGGCCTTAAGGTCATCGAGCGGCTTGCCGCCCCAGTCG belongs to Dyella terrae and includes:
- a CDS encoding TetR/AcrR family transcriptional regulator; amino-acid sequence: MTSAKTPRRASGKRGAGRPGRDEPDLRARLLDVAINRFAQEGIAATSLRTIAQEAGVTPAMLHYYFGDKQALKQALIQERLLPALAPTRAALAEKLYPADLIATFVGGMSEVVSRNPWLPPLWVREVLCEGGELREILFSEILPNLPRMLAQRFAQAQENGLLNRALDPRLLVVSLVGLTLFPAAGAPIWRRVFEADDLDPQAMARHTLALLSSGIAAPNEESSP
- a CDS encoding PhoH family protein, which produces MTELNQRDFALEPEDNARLANLCGPFDEHLRQIELRLGVELNHRGNLFQVIGEEAATRAAEKVLQALYATTDNESLTGARINLHLAESGIDAITAEAAEGAQEVVIKVKRGVIKGRGPNQARYLHAITSHDINFGVGPAGTGKTYLAVASAVEALEANRVQRLLLVRPAVEAGEKLGFLPGDLSQKVDPYLRPLYDALYEMLGFEKVAKLIERNVIEIAPLAYMRGRTLNDSYVILDEAQNTTVEQMKMFLTRIGFGSVAVITGDVSQIDLPRHVRSGLRHAIEVLRGVDGISFTFFTSRDVVRHPLVAKIVRAYEAFEQASEEQR
- the ybeY gene encoding rRNA maturation RNase YbeY; this encodes MSREAPELQLTVGYGAPRAGVPSAASFRQWVEAALHGARRRKATELSIRIVDAGEGQALNRDYRGKDYATNVLSFPAELPPGVKLPLIGDLAICAPVVAREAVEQGKKPRDHWAHMTVHGVLHLLGYDHIEDDEAEKMEALETRVLAGLGIADPYQEH
- a CDS encoding HlyC/CorC family transporter; the protein is MNEDPGSTSGPAHRKWWDRLGHLFSGEPRNRQELIEELRTAQANGLMSNDTLTMVEGAIKVTELSVDDVMVPRAQIVMLSADAPLREILDTVVESGHSRFPVHGDDKDEILGILLAKDLLRFVGNDEPFSIGSILRPAVLIPEAMRLNVLLAEFRHTRNHMALVVDEYGGVAGLITIEDVLEQIVGEIDDEHDDEVEPELMHEQAGGGWLVSALTPIADFNEQSGSSFSDEEFDTVGGMATSEFGHLPEVGEEIAIGDYLFHVTEADDRRVQEFRVSRLAAE
- a CDS encoding DUF4105 domain-containing protein yields the protein MRLIARLCCVLTLFLGWASIAHASVSNAPGANLEVSLITYGPGETYWERFGHDAIQVRDTVSGESVDFNYGVFDFDERGFLLNFARGRMHYLMDAGYSESDQRYYRESGRSITRQVLNLTPDQTAALRDFLLWNLKPENARYDYDYYADNCTTRVRDALDKALGGVLKAQMQARAGGMTYRQQTARLMSAQPWLMLVLDLGLGPYADRPLTAWEESFLPMVLQREVAHVMVADGHGGQRALAGEGEILSPNRLDVPPEQAPDLRPTLALAGLILALLILGCARFWPLGYALLGTVYLVAAGVVGLLLIILWTLTTHHSAWANANLLMFSPLAFVLIPSVWRARRGVAASRRIDAVIAMQLIALLVALGLHLLPGVVQENQPWLLFGLPVWLALAWSLRRGLRRVG
- a CDS encoding magnesium and cobalt transport protein CorA; this encodes MAPTTITTAAPDSKSGVINCVAYNMRDGKRIGDITLDAISDVLKEPDTFVWVGLHEPDEPLLLKMQEEFDLHDLAIEDAQHAHQRTKIETYGDSLFVVVQTAQLVNGHIAFGETHIFLGPRYLVTVRHGASLSYAPARRACENTPELLALGPSYGLYGVLDFIVDNLLPIVREFREELQELEKDIFADTFRRATVRRLYDMQRDLMTLRLAVAPLQDIISQLVRMHPHLIQDELRAYFRDVYDHVFRVNESISAMREMLAAAINVNLSLVTFNQNEVMKKLAGWAAMLAAPTLITSWYGMNFTHMPELSQPWAYPAIMITVVCLVGGIYVGLRRAKWF